The nucleotide sequence GTTCTTAATTCAGTTATTTTAGTAAATACTTCAGATTCATGACTAAGGTATTTTTTAACGGTGGCTAATAAGCTATCAAACACTTTGCCACGACGATCTAATTGCACTGAAATTTCAGTTTCACTTGAGATAACTGCTTCACGCATAGAGATAATACGGTTGTAATAATAAAAAATAAGACCTAATAACGCGATGGTAATAATTAATCCAGTCATGTGAAGCGCTCTCTTTTCTAATAGTAAACAGGGAATTGTGCTAAATTATTAATGTTAATTTTGCCTATTATTGATAAAGATAGCCAGATTATTATTTCAACAAAGATAAAAAGAATACTGATAAGGTAAAATCAATAATATGGGCGAGATAAAAAAATACCCCGAATAAATTCGGGGTAAAATGAAAAGTAATGCTAGGTTAAATAAGCAAGCTAACTAAGCTATTTAACCTAGAGAGATAACATACTTAAAACCAAGGTGCTTGCGCCATTACATTGCCATAAAACAACATTCTTCCTGTAATTTCGCCACTAAAAAGCATCAAAATAGCGATAATAGAGAGCGATGTTTTGCTAAATGAAGCACTATGAGACAACGTAATAATACAAATACCCATAATCAGACTAGCAATGACTTGCCACCATAATAATAGGCTTGCTACATCTGCACCGGGTACTTGTGCTCTCATAACTGATCCCACAAGTACTAATAATGCGCCGATTAACGTCCCTATTTTTAATGAATTGCTAATGGTTTTACCTTGTAAACGTAACCAAGGGATCATCGAGCCAAAGCCAAGTAACAACGCTGTACCAATAAAGCTAATTTGTGTTGCTGGTGTATGCCATAACGGGTGTGCCTGCATTTGGTAATAGATTTGTGCTGTAACCAAAATAACAGGCAAACCAATAACGCCACAAAATAAGCCAAGTAGGCTATTACGGCGGATGGCATGAGGTTGTACCCAACTGGCTAATGCCCATAATGAAATCAATCCATTTAGCATCACAAAGGCAATAGCTTCGCGACTTAACCAAGAGTGAGCGATACCTAATACAGAACGATAAGCGCCAAGTGGATCACCCAAGTGCCCCATCGACATTGAGGAGCCAACAACTTCAATTAGCCAAATCAGTGCAATCGTTGTTCGTAACGCTTTGGTATTTAATATCGTTGAGTTTTGTGTCTGGTTTTGCCATTGATACAGTGAAAGTGCTAATACGGCACCAAT is from Proteus columbae and encodes:
- a CDS encoding dimethyl sulfoxide reductase anchor subunit family protein, yielding MHDYQLPLVLFTVMSQWGIGAVLALSLYQWQNQTQNSTILNTKALRTTIALIWLIEVVGSSMSMGHLGDPLGAYRSVLGIAHSWLSREAIAFVMLNGLISLWALASWVQPHAIRRNSLLGLFCGVIGLPVILVTAQIYYQMQAHPLWHTPATQISFIGTALLLGFGSMIPWLRLQGKTISNSLKIGTLIGALLVLVGSVMRAQVPGADVASLLLWWQVIASLIMGICIITLSHSASFSKTSLSIIAILMLFSGEITGRMLFYGNVMAQAPWF